One part of the Bdellovibrio bacteriovorus genome encodes these proteins:
- a CDS encoding patatin-like phospholipase family protein, which translates to MRIRDKKKVALVLSGGGIKAAAFHIGVCLALQEKGFKFAGGTKEMVRQNFGSDDPMTIRLYVGSSAGAFVASVLAAGYPVESLINAFQVGSGSDPTFDKSDLRYLKPISYRSLFNLNSSGLMKFIPRSIMEKALVTGGLESILKNGLKLNGLFSTKGIENYLRKEVLVDNDFARLGVELFIIGTQLNHTRKAIFGNFPDSFKTETTKYINYATISDAVACSTALPPVFSPYGIKRPDGKEIFYYDGEIRDTLSTHVAADYGADLVISSYSIQPYHYTKEMGSLHDYGIPLIANQALYQVVQQKITRHIQYKNDIRGIYNAVDGYFKQQNLPGEHRDKILEIIRNRVNYRPEVDYIYVAPRPQNYEMFFVDHFSLNPEILARIVRIGFKSGINALRQHDI; encoded by the coding sequence ATGCGTATCAGAGATAAAAAGAAAGTAGCCCTGGTTCTAAGTGGTGGAGGCATCAAAGCCGCCGCCTTCCACATCGGGGTTTGCTTGGCCCTTCAAGAAAAGGGATTCAAATTTGCCGGCGGCACCAAAGAGATGGTGCGTCAGAACTTCGGGTCCGATGATCCGATGACGATCCGTCTTTATGTCGGTTCGAGCGCCGGGGCGTTTGTCGCTTCGGTTCTTGCCGCTGGTTATCCAGTGGAATCTTTGATCAACGCTTTCCAGGTCGGTTCGGGTTCTGATCCTACTTTTGATAAATCCGATCTTCGTTATCTGAAGCCGATTTCTTATCGCAGCCTGTTTAACTTAAACTCTTCCGGCCTGATGAAGTTCATCCCGCGTTCGATCATGGAAAAAGCCCTGGTCACCGGGGGTCTTGAATCCATTTTGAAAAACGGGCTGAAACTGAATGGCCTGTTTTCCACAAAGGGGATTGAGAACTATCTGCGCAAAGAGGTTCTGGTCGACAATGACTTTGCCCGTTTGGGGGTTGAGCTCTTTATCATCGGAACTCAACTGAATCACACCCGCAAAGCCATCTTCGGGAACTTCCCCGATTCCTTTAAAACCGAGACCACCAAATACATCAACTATGCGACGATCAGTGATGCGGTGGCTTGTTCGACGGCTTTGCCTCCGGTGTTTTCTCCGTATGGAATCAAACGCCCGGATGGCAAAGAGATCTTCTATTATGACGGCGAAATCCGCGACACCCTGTCCACCCACGTGGCGGCGGACTATGGCGCGGATCTTGTGATTTCCTCATATTCCATCCAGCCCTATCACTACACTAAAGAGATGGGCTCGCTTCATGATTATGGGATTCCCCTGATCGCCAATCAGGCGCTGTATCAGGTGGTGCAGCAAAAGATCACCCGTCATATCCAGTATAAAAACGACATCCGCGGTATCTACAACGCAGTCGATGGTTACTTCAAGCAGCAGAACTTGCCGGGCGAACACCGGGACAAGATCCTTGAAATCATTAGGAATCGTGTGAACTATCGTCCGGAAGTGGATTACATCTATGTGGCTCCGCGCCCACAGAACTATGAAATGTTCTTTGTCGATCACTTCAGCTTGAATCCGGAAATCCTGGCGCGCATCGTGCGCATCGGTTTCAAATCCGGGATCAATGCCCTTCGCCAGCACGATATTTAA
- a CDS encoding transglutaminase TgpA family protein: MKRQFFAQTSLAVSFITAMVMVGLEVSPWVALFSLGLLIWKWGVEKFHWRNLSRKVTGGLSVLLLAQILVQYRTLIGQDPSYTFLLGLSALRVMDYENERDHRFLVLLGFVLISIKALFSLDIYWIVPSGLAFAGLWYSLLSPELPQRGKILLKVFALSVPGAVILFFAFPRFVLPWAMSRGEATGQIGFSEELNPGRVAELAGVANMVFRAKLSDLPIKSSQELYWRGSVLVNSRGLSWRPGMLGIKPRNEAEGEKPADKHYEVALEPHANTFLFVLEGTEQVQLELGNSFSLNASVFRSARPLMTTTVYRGRWNEGSIDRQTPDEEYLKIPELRGQVAAWVNITKEKHPTPAARIEALQAFYQENDFTYTLNPGAYGGVNELESFLFHRRRGFCEHFAGSYATLARALGIPARVIVGYQGGRYNPMGEFWRVSQRDAHAWVEIFNDGRWQRVDPTQWVAPLRLVIGAEDFFNLSEEDQKVFARDIQWRPKAGDSITLWDRVGFVMDDLNYRWTYFLVDFDRTSQKSFWQSLIDLKLQLVVGLIFVAVLCVLIFRSLFKNKGLLSEEQVLYHAVLSWGQKQDIFPEEAETPLQYLERLGKEHPSKKAILRKVSEYYDQKAYAKKPLSGEGAKILTEWKEASRN, translated from the coding sequence ATGAAACGTCAGTTCTTTGCCCAAACATCTCTGGCGGTTTCTTTCATCACCGCGATGGTGATGGTGGGGCTGGAAGTGTCGCCGTGGGTGGCGTTGTTTTCTTTGGGTCTTTTGATCTGGAAGTGGGGAGTTGAAAAGTTTCACTGGAGAAATCTGTCGCGCAAAGTGACGGGTGGTTTAAGTGTGCTGTTGCTGGCGCAGATTCTGGTGCAATACCGCACGCTGATTGGTCAGGATCCTTCTTACACATTCTTGCTGGGTCTTTCGGCCTTGCGGGTGATGGATTATGAAAACGAAAGGGATCATCGTTTTCTGGTTTTATTGGGTTTTGTTCTGATTTCTATCAAGGCCCTTTTCAGTCTGGATATTTACTGGATCGTTCCGTCGGGGCTGGCGTTTGCCGGTCTTTGGTATTCACTACTGTCACCGGAACTTCCTCAGCGCGGAAAGATTTTACTGAAGGTCTTTGCGCTGTCGGTTCCCGGGGCGGTGATCTTGTTCTTTGCTTTTCCAAGGTTTGTGCTTCCGTGGGCGATGTCTCGCGGTGAAGCCACGGGGCAGATTGGTTTTAGTGAAGAGCTCAATCCCGGACGCGTGGCTGAACTTGCCGGTGTCGCCAACATGGTTTTTCGGGCGAAGCTTTCTGATTTGCCGATCAAATCCAGTCAGGAACTTTATTGGCGTGGATCAGTTCTGGTGAATTCCCGCGGCTTAAGCTGGCGGCCGGGAATGCTGGGGATCAAACCCCGCAATGAAGCCGAAGGTGAAAAGCCTGCAGACAAACACTATGAAGTCGCCCTGGAGCCCCACGCGAACACGTTTTTATTTGTGCTTGAAGGCACTGAACAGGTGCAGCTTGAATTGGGGAATTCATTTTCTTTGAATGCCTCGGTGTTTCGCAGTGCCCGACCTTTGATGACCACGACCGTGTATCGCGGAAGATGGAATGAAGGCTCGATTGATCGTCAGACCCCGGATGAAGAGTATCTGAAAATTCCGGAACTGCGCGGGCAGGTGGCCGCCTGGGTGAACATCACCAAAGAAAAGCACCCTACACCGGCGGCAAGGATTGAAGCTTTGCAGGCGTTTTATCAGGAAAATGATTTTACCTACACTTTGAATCCCGGTGCTTATGGTGGCGTCAACGAACTGGAATCGTTTTTGTTCCATCGAAGACGCGGTTTTTGTGAACACTTTGCTGGCAGTTACGCGACCCTTGCCAGGGCTTTGGGGATTCCGGCCCGGGTGATCGTGGGTTATCAGGGTGGCAGATACAATCCGATGGGGGAATTCTGGCGGGTCAGTCAGCGCGATGCCCATGCCTGGGTTGAAATTTTCAACGACGGCCGCTGGCAACGGGTGGATCCCACCCAGTGGGTGGCGCCGTTACGTTTGGTGATCGGTGCCGAAGATTTCTTCAATCTGTCGGAAGAAGACCAAAAGGTCTTTGCCCGGGATATTCAGTGGCGTCCAAAGGCGGGGGATAGCATCACGTTGTGGGACCGCGTGGGCTTTGTGATGGATGATCTGAACTATCGATGGACCTACTTCCTGGTGGATTTTGATCGCACCTCGCAAAAAAGCTTCTGGCAAAGTCTGATCGATCTGAAACTGCAGCTTGTGGTGGGATTGATCTTTGTGGCGGTTCTTTGTGTTTTGATTTTCCGCAGTCTTTTCAAAAACAAAGGTTTACTGAGCGAAGAACAAGTTTTGTATCACGCGGTTTTAAGCTGGGGTCAAAAGCAGGACATCTTCCCGGAAGAAGCTGAAACTCCGCTGCAGTATCTCGAGCGTTTGGGGAAAGAACATCCATCCAAAAAAGCGATTTTACGCAAGGTCAGTGAATACTATGACCAGAAGGCTTACGCGAAAAAGCCGCTTTCCGGAGAAGGCGCAAAAATTCTGACGGAATGGAAAGAGGCCAGCCGGAATTAA